One genomic region from Xyrauchen texanus isolate HMW12.3.18 chromosome 16, RBS_HiC_50CHRs, whole genome shotgun sequence encodes:
- the LOC127656590 gene encoding uncharacterized protein LOC127656590 — translation MRSAATYAEARVKLHQAEYSSDLTDTDTNISRKKRPSAKLIQSPLSTQLESSEHSDSLEELPPTPPNQLLRPKVREVRNYFQNPTAQQGTSPTARGVTSPTTQGVTSPTTTVTSPTARGVTSPTARGVTNPTARGVTSPTTTVTCPTTTVTCPTARGVISPTCEAMFTKLLTVLEEVKETQRVHGKMLNALLKKQDRSMVEVPEGVVLPLKTQADLEALDQKLGDRSVMSAVVAMVADVGGTSIDDATRRMMKYIFSNELALEYNLFGRHGKKKFKDLRIFNVVYEALKNNPLTSKVNQQEAERALSKWFTGGRDRGGQRASRMHQNMAAV, via the exons ATGCGAAGTGCAG CCACTTATGCCGAAGCTAGGGTTAAACTCCACCAAGCTGAGTATTCATCAGacttgacagacacagacacaaatatCTCAAGAAAAAAAAG GCCAAGTGCAAAACTTATCCAGAGTCCACTGAGCACTCAACTGGAATCAAGTGAGCATTCAGATTCTTTGGAGGAGCTTCCACCCACTCCACCAAACCAACTCCTTAGGCCAAAAGTGAGAGAAGTGAGAAATTACTTCCAAAACCCCACTGCCCAACAAGGCACCAGCCCCACAGCCCGAGGAGTTACCAGCCCCACAACCCAAGGAGTTACCAGCCCCACAACTACAGTTACCAGCCCCACAGCCCGAGGAGTTACCAGCCCCACAGCCCGAGGAGTTACCAACCCCACAGCCCGAGGAGTTACCAGCCCCACAACTACAGTTACATGCCCCACAACTACAGTTACATGCCCCACAGCCCGAGGAGTTATCAGCCCCACTTGTGAAGCCATGTTCACTAAACTTCTAACAGTTTTAGAAGAAGTGAAGGAGACACAACGTGTTCATGGAAAGATGTTGAATGCCCTGCTGAAAAAGCAAGACAGATCGATGGTAGAGGTTCCTGAAGGAGTGGTCTTGCCTCTGAAAACCCAGGCTGACCTTGAGGCTCTTGATCAGAAGCTGGGGGATCGTAGTGTCATGTCTGCTGTT GTTGCCATGGTGGCAGATGTGGGCGGCACAAGCATAGATGACGCAACGAGAAGAATGATGaaatacatcttttcaaatgaGCTGGCATTGGAGTACAATTTGTTTGGCCGTCATgggaaaaaaaagtttaaagattTGCGTATTTTCAACGTTGTGTATG AGGCTCTTAAGAACAACCCCCTGACATCAAAGGTCAACCAGCAAGAAGCTGAGAGGGCACTGTCAAAATGGTTCACTGGAGGAAGAGACAGAGGAGGACAAAGGGCATCAAGAATGCACCAAAATATGGCTGCAGTTTAA